In Electrophorus electricus isolate fEleEle1 chromosome 10, fEleEle1.pri, whole genome shotgun sequence, the genomic window ATTGTCACATACAGAAAGGAAATCGAATCACAATATAGGTAAGTCTGTAAGTCTGTTTTAAGTGTCTCTTGTGTGAATTACTCTGTAAAAAAGAAATCTGAAAATCTTCACTATTAGCAATATCTAAATAATTCTTTCATAAATCTAAACTAGCAATATGCACAATgattattcaaaaaaaaaatttcctaAGGTTTTTAGATTTTTCAATATTGCTTAACTACATTGTTATAATGTTGTATTGATGTGACATTCATCAgcacattcattttttaagcGGTCATTTGTCTTCTCATTTCGGAGTGATGTTTTGCAGAAGACAGAATCATTAGCATTTGACAGTAtcatataaatacaattaaagtATTTTGATGCTTTGTCCCAGTCATGTCATTACTTGCTGATAACAGTAACTGCACAACTGCACATATatttgatttgtaatcagaaagttgccactgttgggcccctgagcaagacccttaactctcaattgctcaggttgtacAAGTtgtagtcataattgtaagtcgctttggataaaaaaatttcataaatgtaaaaaaaaaaaaagttaatctCCTTTCGCATGCCTTAAAAGCAGGCATGtcaaacatacatatttaaaattaaaataatattgtacACTGTAATTGGACTGAAAGATCCACCATTACTAATGGAAAAAAATGCTAGTCGCTGTGTTTCCACTAAGGGGCAAATTATAGCAATAAACTCAGTGCAGGTTATGGCCTATTAACAAAGTGTTCGTCAACAAGAATTTGACAGTATAAATACGCCACATGTCTGCAAAAGAATAGTTGAGAAATTCTGATTCTTTTTTCTCTAATGAATTCAAGTCTATTCATGTTTTGTATGTCATAAAGCTCAAtgcatacattaaaaatgtatattttagatAAATCATGATACATTTAAGAGGGGTTGTAGGCctattattgattattacatAACTGCTTTTTGGTGTGGGCCACTTGACACTAAACTAGAGTTTGGCACCCTTGATTCAGATGCAacctttcttcttttcatttagGTAATGCTTTAAACAAGTCATTCATGGCTAGAAACTGTCATTAAGGTATAATGACAAAGATTTTATGAATTTTAGTGTAGATAACTACTTATATCATGGCTGGTCACCCACTGTCCTGTTCTAATGCCCCCCAGTCTCCTCTAACCCCAATTCAGCTTTTTAGAGGCTTGACAATTGCATGTGCAGATGATGCATCAGGGCTGTGTacctcaatggttaaggtacttgactagtaatcagaaggttgccagtgtGAAATGACCActgctgggtccctgagcaaggcccttaaccccacaattgctcaagttttgttcagtcataattttaagatGCTTTGTGTCAGCTCAATGCTGTAAATGACAGTTAAATCTGGGTGGAACAATGGACCCCAAAACCAGATTTGGGAACATACAGTTAAattcagaaatgtaaacataGAAAAGTATAGATGCATTATGTACTGTTTTATCATTCTAATGTTGTCCTCACTCTCATTTCATTGGAAAGAGACCTCCCTCCAGTGGTTTACTTAGGTATTATAGTTTGTTAAAGTCTTTATTTGAGGAGAAAATGAATTGCCTAACAAGTTACTTTATTCATCCAATTTAAAAAAGCTTCTTAGCCGTTTTATAAAAACAGTtctttatgaaatattaattctTTTAGATTGACATAAAATAGTTACCACCCAATTAAGACATTACTTTGATTCTAAAATAACACTTTTATCACTAACAATACTGTTCTCTAGAAACTACTCTTCACACCACCCAGGGCTGAGGTCTGTTGTGTGTTTCACACAGCCAGGTGAAATGTTTACTTACCAACATGGCAAGTGAATCAGTGGTGAAACAATCAGCCAACTGTATCAGAAATCTGCATTTATAAGACAGACGCTGCCCATGTGTGTTGGGACTCGTTACTGTTAGCCATCGTCCAGTTGATCACCACCTCCAGAAATCATCAGTTTCTGGGTGCAGAACTGCGGCTGCCGTGTTGAGAATAGGCAGCCACCCACATATCTTGCCAGCAGTAGTCCATTGGTCAGAAATTGACCAATGATTAATGAGGTGGAGGATGACTGACAGGGTGTTCATGACActagatgggctacagtctgtaattatGAAGGTATTAAATTCATCCACGTGgctgtacctaataaagtgagcAGTGAGTATTTAGGTGATTCAAATCAAGTGGgtagtgagtgacagagagtctgtctgtctctgtgtgtgtgtgtgtgtgtgtgtgtgtatattaataaaatgatgGCTCACAGAAAGACTCTGGTGTTATGACTTACTGGACTCAGATGTGCCACTACCATAATTCAAGTATTAGGACTGTAATTGTGCAGTGTAAATTCTAACCTGAAAATGTTCTATTATAATACTGTGCAATTGTAACTGCTCTTTGGagctataaatatattttcccaCTTTTATTTGGTTAGGAGGTGAAAGTTAATAATTTAGCTGATTTTTATTGTTAGTCCACCttattagtctctctctctttttttgaatGATCAGTGATCCTGCTCTCCATTATTGACCTGCCAATGTGTGATTTGCCTGTTAGTGGGTCCCAAATCATATTTTGAACCTTGCTCTAGTAGTACAATTGAAATAATCCAACAGAAAATCACAGTTGTTTACTACACAGAGTGTTGTGTTAATAGACGTACAGCTGCAGACATAACCGAGAGGCACTGCAGTGTCAGGTGACCAGCGCCAGGTTCCAGGACTGGTGTCACTTAAGGTCACACTGCAGGGCTTTGTGGTAAACTGTTCCTATGAGAAGTGTTCCTCTGTAGGGTGCAGCCACTGAGGATCCTATAATCACTCTGCCATCGTCCATGTATACCTGGGTTACCACTGGCTCTTCAGAGTGAATATTCTGAAGACGAATTACCTAGAACAAAAATAATGTCACctacaattaaaatatatacaatccCTATAAATGGCAGACTGCTGTCTGATATGGACCTAAAAAAAGAGGCTAATAACTATTACAAAATATTGttacaagttttaaaaaaaagaatttaaatataaaattaatagtgcttaatttaaatgtatagttAAAGAGGAAATAATGTTTAACAGAAATATAGCTCTAGTTTTTACCAAAATCCTTTTACTTCATAATGTCCTATGATTCTAAAGAATGTGTGCTCTGTGTAAGAGAAGAGGGAGCATACAATCTTACCCAAAATACCACAaatttctctttttcacacagacacactgacctCTGAGCCAGGTGGATCACTTGGATCACTGCGAAGTAATTTGGCTCCATTTGGATGGCAACCCATCCACAAATCACCAGTCTCACTCTCCACTTCTATGTTGTCACAGAGGGATCCCACCGCAACTTCCTGGACAACCGTGGGGTGGGGAATGTCAGACACCTTATGAACAATATAAGAAAATAAGGAGGACAACTACAGGGACATTGATCAATTAACCATTACGTGCACCTTTACACGGGATAGCACGCCATCTTTTTGGATCTCCAGCACAACGATTTTGTGATCCGTGACATCTGAAACATACAGATATCTGGCCCAAAGGAAGAAGTGTCATggaaaaggaaaattaaaactaaatttcagtgttttcctaagcaaataaacaaacatacatttaattttcagtgttttaaaatgtttggggGTGTGGCTAATTTGTGACAGCATTTTTCTGATGTAGGACATTGCACAAAAGTGATTTCGCAAAGATTTCAAAATGGTATAGAATTGTATCCAGTTCACTGCAATCAAGTGCATTGCAAAACTGAACTGCAACTTTTAACACAGAATCTTTAAAGTGCCTTATTTTAGAAGcatgtttttttactttttttacatacagacacaaacattaaTGTTAGGATGTATTTTCATGATATGCAAAACGGCTTGTgagaacataaacataaatgaggAAGAGCTTAATGTGCTGCCTTTTGTCTGGAGAGATATTGATGCCGTTGGCAGAAGCAAAGCCCCCTGCCACAGATTTAACTGCCCCAGGGCTATAGAACACTACGtcacaccagtgcagagggAAGAGGAACTCCAGAGTCTTCAGCATGTTGTTGGTGAAGTAGTGATCATTGGTGGCGTAAAAGCTCTCTACTCCCACAGCCACGATGTCATTCACGCTATGAAAAGTTGCGCGAGAGAAAAGCAACACACAAAAACGTTACAAGAACTCGAGCGTGCATGTCTGCCAATAAGATGCGCAGCACTTGTGATGCGAGCTTCTTTGGTGAAGGATATACTTATGGAGCAGGGCATGTTTGATGGTCTTCACATGCTCAAGAGTGTTTTCATCCTCAAGAACTTTAAAGATCTCGACAAGGCTGTTGTTTTGGGGATGAttcacaacaaataaatatatggtGCCATCTGCAAAAGGATGACAgcggaaaagaaaaaaaaaaacgccttTGAAAAGTTAATCACTGTACTGTGTCTATAAGGGTTGCAAGTTGTGGCAAAAACACCATACCTTTATCATCTATATATATGCTGATTCCATGTGGGTTGAAAGACTCGGTGTCAAAATCTCCCCTGATGTGCAAGTCTACAGGACCAACTCCTGAAAGCAGGTCTAGAGTGTATATTTTCCCAGGGACATCGGAATAGGGAGGCAATCCTGGATATTTCAGACCCTATGTTAAATTGGAACAAGATTAAACTACCATTTTGAAATAAGAAAGCAAGAAACAGGACAAATATGAAAGAGATGGGCAGAACAAGCAATACAGATGCGACTTATACACGTTACACTTCAAACATCACACACTTTATACCAAACCATTTCTACAGTGCTACATGTACTTTGGCAGAGTACCGTATAAGAATGCTCTAAACAAAATCCACAAAGCTTTACGACAACTGTAATATCTGTACACATCAGTGGAGACACAAGTGACATGGGGACAACATACAGAGCTTATGAAGGCCAGTCCATCTTCCAGTACGGTGATGTCTTCAGCTCCAGTCACTGCCCAAGCACATGAGAAAAGACACCAGCTTTTTTTAGTTCTATTTTAGTTTCAGCAGCTTTTCTTCATGCTACTGCTGACATTCTAGAACTTTCAGTTCACCAGGGCAGTGCTAGGGACTGGGCAGGTGTTTGAGGTGGTCTGGATCACCGAGGGTGGGTTTGTTATGCAAGCTGCATGTAAAAGGGCATGCAGAAGCAGCAGAGAGATCTTGCGTTTCAACAAGGCCCATCTCACATGTCAGCACACGCTTACCACTTCAGCTTAAGGGGCGCGTAAACCTTGACAAAGTGCTGCGCGTAGGAGACCGAACACCCCCAGGGTTtgatgttgggggggggggggtgagggaaTTCCATCCcccagtaaaaaaacaaaaaaacaaaagcacaacaacaaaaccttCCCCTCGTAAAACTTCCACCCTACCCTCCTTTGTATCCCCTTTTCAATGTTATTATATGATATCAAGTCTTCTATCTGTATTTTAATTCTATTTATAAATGAGTTCTTCAAACTAGATCAGGTCAGGGCAAAAGGTTAAGCTTTTGAATGCAAACAGCAGGGGGCAATCTTTCCTCCTTTATACAGTGAAGTATTGGGTTGTGATTCAGACAGCCATGAGGTATATTATTTAATCCCTCCACCCCCTCAAGTGAAAATGACCTTCCAcactgaattttttattttacaattcgATCACTGAACACCCCAGCATGTAGCATTCCCAAGATGATACACCTCTTAAAAGCCCTTTGGCTAGCAGCAAACTTTTCCCCCTGCATAGTGCACTTTTAATGAGCCAATATCGTGGTATCTAGACTGATTACATTATTTGAAACTCCAATCTCAAACACGTTACAAAACAACCACTCAAATCTCATTAAAGGAATCGTTCATTCAGAAGAACTAATGCTGCTAACAGCAAATGACATTCCAGCACACTTGGTGGCAACCAGTTTACAGTCATTGTTGGCTGTTAGGTCAATCTGTCTCAAAAATCaaactgttttttaaagcacttaacCTCATGTGCTATGCTATGCATTGCACACCTATGTTGACCATTTGAAACACATTACATCTGAATACACAATAGTGCAATGTGATAACATTAGCTGGTGACCTTTCATTTAAATTAGGGTGATCATGCATCTTCTTTTTCTTGGATATGTTCTCTTTTTCCCTTAGACATGCTCTTTTTGGGACCTAAAAATCTGCCTGGATGGGATTTCCAAAATGCCTGAAATGCCCAGGACTTGTCTTTCCTTTCCTGTTGAGGTTTGCTTTCTATGGTCACCATATACTATTCTTACGTTGCTTTGCCCATTCTCCAGCCGTTCAGCAGCCGTCTCGCACAGCACAACTGCCCGATCATGTCCGCGCCTGCACGCAAGCACTGGCCAGAGTGTTCCACATCGCATGTGCAGCTGCTTCACAGAAGTGTATCGCCAGAAATGATACAGGAAGTTTACTCTCTATAATGATTTTATATACCGGGCCTTAAGACGGTATAAAATGCCAACAGCGACCACACTGAAGCGTTGAGGACTGGGCTCATTTTTTGTGATGTCTGATTTGTCTGTGTATAGCAGGCAAAAAATTATTTGACATAAATTATTCCTGTTACACTCAGACCCTACCACCTAAACCCATTTAAATGGCTTGTGTCtaataaaacagtttttttttttttatctgaaagAATTATAGATGTGATGTGGCCAAAGATTGTGTGAAAATCTGCATTAGACTAGATTTTCACAATGGGTTACACATCTGCCTTGTTAAAACAGCCTCTTCAGGAAAGTATACATTTGCACATCAGAAATCCTGAAAAAAATGTCTAGAGAAATTGTTGATTTTTATGGCaattgattttcatttattgaccttttttttttttttttttactttatcttAACAGCTATAAAGTATTTTAATtctttgtgcatgtgagcaAAGTTTAAATCTTGACTTACCTATTCCCTTTATCAGATGACAATTAGGAAGGTGATTTTGGGTGAGTTCTCTAAATGCAAGCGACAGATGACTGCAGGGGAAAAAATCTTTATGAgcaatattttaattacattaattaaattgAATTACATTTAAGCACAAAAGTTGCAAAGTTTAGCGCTCGTGGGGGAGGAATATTGTTGCAAAACCGCTAACGATACGTCGCAGCTGTACAAAGTTCACCATTAACAGAATTCGCACATTCCGTATTACGGAAATGCAGAAAGGACAGGGGTTACTTTTTACTGTACTTATTCAAGTTAGCAAAGTTGTTTTCTCGAGGTCACATTTTTTTCGTGATCTCAGGACAAAAATCTTGAAGGCCTCCGAAGCTTAGGTCTTCCACCATGAGTTCTACAAATTCCTGAAAATAATTTAGATTGTTTATAACTTACTAGTGTAAATGAAACCGCTTAATGTAGCTTCCTAAGAAAAAAATAGTTGTGATATCGAGAAAATAACCTTTATGTTAAgatcagaagaaaaaaagtagaCATCTCAAAACAAAATTTTGCTATCATGAGATCACAAGAAAAATAAGTTGTAACGTACATTACACTACTGTATAGAAAAAGCAATTACTTCCTGACCTTTCTGCAATTCCTACACTGGCCTATAGATCAGTGTGTCTTCTCAAATGTGCAGCTTTTGATCGCTAAAATGTGCATACATGACAAGCTCACGTTAAAAGCCTTAGACTACGTTTGGTTTTGCAAAGCTTGGTTATCCTGTTATATCCAAAACCAACCTTAGCGCAATAAGACGTTGTCCGATCAGGGCTGCGGCAGCCACAGCGAAGACCAACACAACCGCCAACTTTCCCATGCTGCTGGCATAGAAGTCCAGTTTAGCTGGCTGGCAGTCTGTATCTTAAAATGACGTCGACTTTAACCCTTTGCTGCACTTTAACCCTCTTTGCGGGagcactgtttttaaaaatgtttgattcaCTTTTCTTGCATAAAATGGACCggattatttaaattaattaattgattaaacaaatgaattaaacaaagTGTCACAAGTTAAGCTTTTCATTACGTTAAATTTTTTGGtctatttttgttctttttaaaggcCCTGTATAGTTGTTTTCTAAAAtctatgaaaaacaaatatcttCGCAAAGCCCGCTATATATATGGAATGTTTTTTGGgacaaaaatgaattaattaaatgaattaaatggcATCATgtggtaataaataaataatagtaaaatgtaaagtgattttaaataattaaatgtgtcataagtgaataaattaataaatccAACCAGTTGTCAAAGTTTTGATTGGCAGATTACTCACCTCTGTCGAGAAGACACCGTTGCCACACCCATATATAAAGCCACGCCCATCTATCACGGGTTTGGCTGTTTTGGCTTTTGGACAGAGGTCaattatcagctgtgcaagcagagTGCTTCTAAAGTTGTATGTTTATATTAGGAAAGGTAgatgtttaaaacataacatttgtTCCATGGATTTCTAAAGTTCAAGAGAATTCAttacagacagaccacaatcagtacgggtgggcaactgtgtctcatccaccctcaccctcagcactggagctcctcagggttgtgtcccaAGCCCcttgctctactcactgtacacctacgactgcacagccacttccagctccaccatcattgtcaagtttgctgacgataccgtcgtcatgggcctgatctcagacaacgatgagagggcctacctggaggagattaaactggaaaactggtgccaggaaaataatctcctcttAAACGTCAGCacgacaaaggagctgatcgtggattgcagcaagaagcaggagcggcactaccaacctgtgaggatcagtggaaccacggtggagagagtagatagtttcaggtaccttggtgctcacatcttgcaggacctgtcctggtcccgccacaccaactccctggcaaagaaggctcgtcagcgtctttaccacctcagacgcctaagagagtTCAGACTGCcttccaaggtactgcggaacttttacacctgcactatcgagagcatcctcacggggaacatcacagtctggtttgggaacagcaccaagcaggacagacaagcactccaaagggtggtgcgttcagcagagcacatcactcatacggaacttcctgacctgcagagcatctattacaagaggtgccagaccaaggccaggaggactgTGAAGGACCTCACCCATCCCTACAATTTAATTCTTTAACATAATAAAGATTACTAAGTCCCCCCTTAGTGCCAAAAGAGGTCATAAACATTTGCCTGttgaagccattttgttctgcaaattgttgtttttaaaaatcttgtgtacatattttctgtattctctctctctctctctctctctctctctctctctctctctctctctctctctctctatatatatatatatatatatataattatacctTTGCATATACAACAAAGTAAgtaaagtgaaatgtttttgttacccTAAGGCAACGTTGTGCAATAGAGGGTTGAAGAAGTGCAGCAGTGTTAGAAATGTGCTGTTCCCAGCAAATCCTATAATCCTAAATttctttataatataatgtctTTATTACTGCCTTTTTGAGACAGGGAAAATAACTCAATAATCAACAGCTAAAGCAAGCTTGCATGTCTAATGGAATCAACCTTCTTAATGACTGTGGCTGGTCTTTCTGGAAAAACCCTGAATCCATTAAATGCAAATGGGACAGACACATTTGCAGAACCCATGCTGGATGACTCAGTTACAGTTCCACAGCAACAGAATCCcattcagaaaacatttcatttcagctCAAGACATGGAGCACCTCTGAGAACTTCCCAGCAGTCACAGCTGCCATTCCCTGGGCTATGGCCTTCGGtcaatgcaaaaaacaaaaaaaaaaccccaactatTATACCAGTCTCAGAAGATGCAAAATCTTTCATGAATGTGCTCCAGCTCGCCCCCACTCCTCCAGGATTCTGtgcttttgttctgttccatttGCAATGGACCTTGGCAAGGTAATTCAGTTCTGCAGCCCGAACCTTGTTCGGGTGTACAAGGAGCTACAACAGTACTCAGGAATCGAGTGCTGGATTTAATACCTATGACTCATGGCGTTTTCACGCCTGTACCGAATACGTGAGTCCGCACCTATGACCGATTCTGGGCTCGTTATcgctggtttgctttcacacacgAGAACTCTATACGAATCCTGGGTTGATTGCGCAATTTCATACGTCACTTTTCTGCATGCAGGTTTGCAAAATGGTAGGAagaagctgttttatttttttatttattttttgcttgtatACAAATACTCAAGCAGCGCGGAACAGCGCTTTTGGGATGCCTGCAGGCAAGGAGCCATTCTCTTGAGACGATTTCTTCCTGGATTGTACGTCTATAGATTTCTTTCTTCTGTAAAATATACTTACAGTGATGTGCAAAAACTTAGTTAACAGAGAAAAGGGATTTTAAAAGTTTATCTGGATAGTAAGCGTTTATTTACTCAGAAAATACACGAAACGTGAAAATTGAAGTAATGCGATAAGTCGAATCGGTCACGTAACAAAATGAACCAATACCGGGAGTGAAGAGCTTCCAGACCTGCTCGAAAACAGCTTTCACACCTGCCCAAGTGTACCGAACTCGCGGAGCAAGCGGACCTGGTTCCGGAAAAAAAGCGCTAGTGTGAAAACGCCTTTAGAGCGATGCTCACAGAAACCTTTGTTGCATGTTTGCTTGGGTCTGCAGCCAGCGGCATGCATTTGTTTAGATTTCATTGCCATTGGAATAAGGTACAAAATTCTCGCTTAAGAATGAATTCACAtaagaatgaataaaaatggCCTTATTTGTCTGTAATGTACTCCTTTTACCATCTCCTCCCTTTGAGCAAACACTAATGACATCAAATGATGTACATTTGAGTCACTTTTCTATGTTGACCTAGATCTAGATCACTGACCTAGCTATCAAACCAGGAAGAATGGGAATAAGTGGgaatcagattttaaaaatgataccAGCCAGCCACAACTGGTCAGCCGTGGACAGGCAGATCTGCGGGAGGGACTCAAGCTAaataacacactgcacattcagAGTGAGGATATGCGATTTCACTCAGCTACAGCCTGGCTATTTCTGAGTGGTTCTCACTGTAATTTGAGCTGCCACGCATTTGAACAACTTGGGTGTGGCACTCGGGGGGGGACTCTGCCATACCGGTCTTGCAAGAGTCTTGTATGACCTTCCTCCAGTTTTGCGTGAAAGTGGCCCGATGCTAGATTTGCTGATAccgttttttggttttgttgttgtttttttgttcacaATATGCTCACTTTCACTGAAGAGACCCGACCTGAAATAGGTTCTGACTAAATATCGGTGGGAAAGACATAAGACAGTGTGAAAAAATAGCCTCTTTCTCCCCATGGAAATGAAGTGGAGAGGTGCAGAAATAGCTCCTGTTTTATAAGACAGCCACCGTGTCCTATGTTCCAGTTTTGTCGTGCTTTTTTACAGCACCAAAAAGAGCGTGACATCATTCCACGTTTCGTGGGTTTTACCTGACACAGTGTCTTAAATGCAAGCACTAAAGttattcttaaaataataaatctgGAAAATATGAAGTCACCAGAACTTTATGTGCCTAAATTACATGATTAGTAATTAAGAGCAGTTTTCGACTCCAGCCATGGAGCCCCACTGCTTCAGCTAatgagctggatcaggtgttggAGCAAGTAAAACTTGAGAATAGTGATAGGGATGTTATATCGATTAATATCTCTTATGCCTAGTCCTATCTATTTAAGACCCACCAGAACAGCTTTGAATAAGcacttccatttatttttacttgATAATTTGGTACTTGAAAGCTATAACACATTagattacatttaatttatgaaactTTCGAATGCATAATTGCTTTTGGGCATCTGTTATATTACCCACCATGTAATGTTACAGGCAACTGAGACACACAGGTGACACTGACCCTGACATTTTTTTCCATCAGTACCCTGCTAATTTATATCTGTGTACTTAACACTTTACCTTATAACCTAGCTACAAtctgatttaaatgaagaaCGTGTTATTATCTGGCCTCTGTTTTaagcgaaaaaaaaaacaacaaaaaggcaCCGAAGCTCGAAATGGCTGTTGTGCAATCGCAGCCTGTTAAGTCAGCGGTCGCCATGGTTACCTTTAACGTCACCTCGCGCAGCGCGGTCTCGGCTCCTGGGGCTCGGCGTGATTGGAGGGAAACCCCGTGGATTCGCCGTGCCGCTCGCGAGGATCAGCTGTGAGGtgtagttagctaggttagcaagCCCCGCCACGGACGTCGTTCTCCccgttagctaggttagcaagCCCCGCCACGGACGTCGTTATCCccgttagctaggttagcaagCCCCGCCACGGACGTCGTTATCCCCGTTAGCTAGCCCTGTCACGGACGTCGTTCTCCCCGTCGCTCACTCAGGTAAGCTACTGGCATTGACGTCGGGCGGTGTGGAGTTTTGCCGTACGTCCGTGAAACAAGTATTGCAGAGTCAGTGTCAGATCTTTCAGAATTGTTTTGTTGTCTTGGTCAAGATGATGCTAATCTGctaaaaaatgaacaatgaacagGATATTTAGCCAACCCTAGCTGGCTATGTAGGTTACAGCAGAGCTGGTCCAAGGATACAGATGTCAGCCGTTTCGTTACCTGTTAGGTTATTTTCCATTAAGGTGGCGTTAGTTGGTCCGTATGTGGTTAAGATCGCTCATACTcgatagctaacctaggtttACTTAGGTTGTATCTGTATCACAATGCTTGCATGACGCGTGTGCTAACTGTCCTAGGAGGGCTGCAGTTCTTGCGTAAGCCCAACTAACTAGATAGATGGCAGCTATTTGGATA contains:
- the LOC113575646 gene encoding serum paraoxonase/arylesterase 2-like → MGKLAVVLVFAVAAAALIGQRLIALSHLSLAFRELTQNHLPNCHLIKGIVTGAEDITVLEDGLAFISSGLKYPGLPPYSDVPGKIYTLDLLSGVGPVDLHIRGDFDTESFNPHGISIYIDDKDGTIYLFVVNHPQNNSLVEIFKVLEDENTLEHVKTIKHALLHNVNDIVAVGVESFYATNDHYFTNNMLKTLEFLFPLHWCDVVFYSPGAVKSVAGGFASANGINISPDKRYLYVSDVTDHKIVVLEIQKDGVLSRVKEVAVGSLCDNIEVESETGDLWMGCHPNGAKLLRSDPSDPPGSEVIRLQNIHSEEPVVTQVYMDDGRVIIGSSVAAPYRGTLLIGTVYHKALQCDLK